The proteins below are encoded in one region of Hordeum vulgare subsp. vulgare chromosome 3H, MorexV3_pseudomolecules_assembly, whole genome shotgun sequence:
- the LOC123445362 gene encoding probable esterase PIR7A: MEGSSGGKHFILVHGLCHGAWCWYKLVPMLCAAGHRVTALDMAACGAHPARMDEVASFEDYSRPLLDAVAAAPAGERLVLVGHSLGGINIALAMERFPRKVAAAVFLVASMPCVGRHMGVTTEEIMRQIKPDFFMDMKRMLLNTSKGPRPALVFGPKLLAAKLYDRSSAEDQTLATMLVRPGCQFLDDPTMKDEALLTDDNYGSVKKVYVVAMADASNTEEMQRWMVDLSPGTEVEEIAGADHMVMCSKPRELCGVLLRIADKYE, from the exons ATGGAGGGGAGCAGCGGCGGCAAGCACTTCATCCTCGTCCACGGCCTTTGCCACGGCGCGTGGTGCTGGTACAAGCTCGTGCCGATGCTCTGCGCCGCGGGGCACCGGGTCACCGCGCTCGACATGGCCGCGTGCGGCGCGCACCCGGCGCGCATGGACGAGGTGGCGTCCTTCGAGGACTACTCGCGGCCGCTGCTCGACGCCGTGGCCGCGGCGCCAGCCGGCGAGAGGCTGGTCTTGGTCGGGCACAGCCTCGGCGGGATCAACATCGCGCTCGCCATGGAGAGGTTCCCGCGCAAGGTCGCCGCCGCCGTGTTCCTCGTCGCGTCCATGCCGTGCGTCGGCAGGCACATGGGCGTCACCACGGAGGAG ATCATGAGACAGATCAAGCCGGATTTCTTCATGGACATGAAGAGGATGCTTCTGAACACGAGCAAGGGCCCTCGACCTGCACTCGTGTTTGGCCCGAAATTACTGGCAGCAAAACTGTACGATCGAAGCTCAGCAGAG GATCAGACGCTGGCTACGATGCTGGTGAGACCGGGGTGCCAGTTCTTGGATGACCCGACGATGAAGGACGAGGCTCTGCTCACCGACGACAACTACGGGTCGGTGAAGAAGGTATATGTGGTGGCCATGGCCGACGCCTCAAACACCGAGGAGATGCAGCGCTGGATGGTCGATCTGAGCCCTGGCACGGAGGTCGAGGAGATCGCCGGAGCTGACCACATGGTCATGTGTTCGAAACCGAGGGAACTCTGTGGTGTACTGCTTCGGATAGCTGACAAGTATGAATGA
- the LOC123445363 gene encoding probable esterase PIR7A, giving the protein MEGSCHGGDHFVLVHGLGHGAWCWYKLVPMLRAAGHEVTALDMAASGAHPARMDEVASFEDYSRPLLDAVAAAPAGERLVLVGHSLGGLSIALAMERFPGKVAAAVFLDACMPCVGRHMGVILEEFSRRTTPDFFMDSERMVLDTSQGPRPALVFGPKLLAAKLYHRSPAEDLTLATMVVRPGSQFADDAMMKDEALLTDGNYGSVKKVYVVAMEDAAFSEEMQRWMVDLSPGTEAVEIAGADHMAMFSKPRELCDVLLRIASKHD; this is encoded by the exons ATGGAGGGGAGCTGCCACGGTGGCGATCACTTCGTCCTCGTCCACGGCCTCGGCCACGGCGCGTGGTGCTGGTACAAGCTGGTGCCGATGCTGCGCGCCGCGGGGCACGAGGTCACGGCGCTCGACATGGCCGCGTCCGGCGCGCACCCGGCGCGCATGGACGAGGTGGCGTCCTTCGAGGACTACTCGCGGCCGCTGCTCGACGCCGTGGCCGCGGCGCCCGCCGGCGAGAGGCTGGTCCTGGTCGGGCACAGCCTCGGCGGGCTCAGCATCGCGCTCGCCATGGAGAGGTTCCCGGGCAAGGTCGCCGCGGCCGTGTTCCTCGACGCGTGCATGCCGTGCGTCGGCCGGCACATGGGCGTCATCCTGGAGGAG ttctcgaGAAGAACAACACCGGATTTCTTCATGGACAGCGAGAGGATGGTTCTGGACACGAGCCAGGGCCCTCGGCCTGCACTCGTGTTCGGCCCCAAATTACTGGCAGCAAAGCTGTACCATCGGAGCCCAGCTGAG GATCTGACGCTGGCTACGATGGTGGTGAGGCCCGGCAGCCAGTTCGCGGACGACGCGATGATGAAGGACGAGGCGCTGCTCACCGACGGCAACTACGGGTCGGTGAAGAAGGTGTACGTGGTGGCCATGGAGGACGCTGCCTTCTCCGAGGAGATGCAGCGCTGGATGGTCGATCTGAGCCCCGGCACGGAGGCCGTGGAGATCGCCGGAGCCGATCACATGGCCATGTTCTCCAAGCCCAGGGAGCTCTGCGATGTTCTGCTGAGGATCGCCAGCAAGCATGACTGA